From the genome of Streptomyces sp. NBC_01341, one region includes:
- a CDS encoding purine-cytosine permease family protein — MENRGLDPVPDAERTGRVPALFPTWVTANLTVLLLIVGAGLTVFNGLNLWQVLVVGLTAPVLSFGLVGLVSITGKRGGAPGMALSRAVFGQRGNLLPGSVLWVARWGWETVNAVTGSYALLAVLHLLFGLRRSHTLILLTLTAFVGAGFLVSGLGFRALRLCSRSSAWLFGGASLLVLAHLAASTPWRSVLDRPPAPAALLIAGIGTLAAGGISWVPSAPDFARYLPRSASGPGMVCAAVGGALVTVLPMVAMGAVMAVSSPGLAVTRDPVSFIGELLPTWVSVPYLLAAVLGMVLINAMSMYSAGFTAQTLGFAIPRAWAVGVNAGISLLLGGLLMLVARNFLDTFLSFLALLGVTFSAWIGVFGVDALRGRTYDPAALMDTAPGSGYWYAGGFSRPAVAAWAVALVTGLLFTDVEWFSGPLASTWVGRSGLGWAATVLVSAGVYALLPRPVAATGVRPAVF, encoded by the coding sequence GTGGAAAACCGCGGCCTGGATCCCGTACCCGACGCCGAGCGCACCGGCCGGGTCCCCGCACTGTTCCCCACGTGGGTGACGGCGAACCTGACGGTGCTGCTGCTGATCGTGGGCGCCGGACTCACCGTCTTCAACGGGCTGAACCTGTGGCAGGTGCTGGTGGTGGGACTCACCGCACCCGTGCTCTCGTTCGGGCTCGTCGGCCTCGTGTCGATCACGGGCAAGCGCGGCGGCGCACCCGGCATGGCGCTGTCCCGTGCGGTGTTCGGGCAGCGCGGCAACCTCCTGCCGGGGTCCGTCCTGTGGGTGGCCCGCTGGGGGTGGGAGACCGTCAACGCGGTCACGGGTTCCTACGCGCTGCTGGCCGTGCTGCACCTGCTGTTCGGCCTGCGCAGGAGCCACACGCTGATCCTGCTGACCCTGACGGCCTTCGTCGGCGCGGGCTTCCTGGTCTCGGGCCTCGGCTTCCGGGCCCTTCGGCTCTGCTCCCGGTCCTCGGCCTGGCTGTTCGGCGGCGCGAGCCTGCTCGTGCTGGCCCACCTCGCGGCCTCGACCCCCTGGCGGTCCGTCCTCGACCGGCCGCCCGCCCCGGCAGCGCTGCTGATCGCGGGGATCGGGACGCTGGCCGCCGGTGGGATCAGCTGGGTCCCGTCCGCCCCCGACTTCGCCCGCTACCTGCCGCGTTCCGCGTCCGGCCCAGGGATGGTCTGCGCGGCCGTGGGCGGCGCCCTCGTCACCGTGCTGCCGATGGTGGCGATGGGCGCGGTGATGGCGGTGAGCTCCCCCGGCCTGGCGGTCACGAGGGATCCGGTTTCCTTCATCGGCGAACTGCTGCCGACGTGGGTCTCGGTGCCCTATCTCCTGGCCGCCGTGCTCGGCATGGTGCTGATCAACGCGATGTCCATGTACTCCGCCGGCTTCACCGCGCAGACGCTCGGCTTCGCGATTCCCCGGGCCTGGGCCGTGGGTGTGAACGCCGGAATCAGCCTGCTGCTCGGCGGGCTGCTGATGCTCGTGGCGAGGAACTTCCTCGACACGTTCCTGTCGTTCCTGGCCCTGCTCGGCGTGACGTTCTCCGCCTGGATCGGTGTCTTCGGCGTGGACGCGCTCCGGGGCCGTACGTACGACCCGGCGGCGCTCATGGACACCGCGCCGGGCAGCGGTTACTGGTACGCCGGAGGGTTCAGCCGGCCGGCCGTGGCCGCCTGGGCCGTCGCCCTCGTGACAGGGCTGCTGTTCACCGACGTCGAGTGGTTCAGCGGCCCGCTCGCCTCCACCTGGGTGGGGCGCAGCGGTCTGGGCTGGGCTGCGACGGTCCTCGTCTCGGCGGGGGTCTACGCGCTGCTGCCGCGCCCCGTCGCCGCCACGGGCGTCCGGCCCGCCGTCTTCTGA
- a CDS encoding sugar porter family MFS transporter — protein sequence MTSTARGPESGARDAHPDHLGHVIFITAAAAMGGFLFGYDSSVINGAVEAIRDRYDIGSGTLAQVIAIALIGCAIGAATAGRIADRIGRIRCMQIASVLFTISAVGSALPFALWDLAMWRIIGGFAIGMASVIGPAYIAEVSPPAYRGRLGSFQQAAIVIGIAISQLVNYGILQIADGDQRGDIAGLEAWQWMLGVMVVPAILYGLLSFAIPESPRFLISVGKRDRARKILEEVEGKNIDLDARVNEIETAMRREHKSKFSDLLGSRLGFLPIVWVGIGLSVFQQLVGINVAFYYSATLWQSVGIDPTDSFFYSFTTSIINIIGTVIAMILVDRVGRRPLALVGSIGMAVALAFEAWAFSANLVDGKLPNTEGTVALIAAHVFVLFFALSWGVVVWVFLGEMFPNRIRAAALGVAASAQWIANWAITASFPSLADWNLSGTYIIYACFAVLSIPFVLKFVKETKGKALEEMG from the coding sequence GTGACCAGCACAGCGCGCGGACCGGAGTCCGGAGCCCGGGATGCCCACCCGGATCATCTCGGCCATGTCATCTTCATCACGGCGGCCGCGGCGATGGGCGGCTTCCTCTTCGGCTACGACAGTTCCGTCATCAACGGCGCGGTCGAAGCCATCCGCGACCGTTACGACATCGGGTCGGGCACGCTCGCACAGGTCATCGCCATCGCCCTGATCGGCTGTGCGATCGGAGCGGCCACCGCGGGACGCATCGCCGACCGCATCGGCCGTATCCGCTGCATGCAGATCGCCTCGGTGCTCTTCACCATCAGCGCCGTCGGGTCGGCGCTGCCGTTCGCCCTCTGGGACCTCGCCATGTGGCGGATCATCGGCGGCTTCGCGATCGGCATGGCCTCCGTCATCGGCCCGGCCTACATCGCCGAGGTCTCACCGCCCGCCTACCGAGGCCGCCTCGGCTCGTTCCAGCAGGCCGCCATCGTCATCGGCATCGCCATCTCGCAGCTGGTCAACTACGGCATCCTGCAGATCGCCGACGGCGACCAGCGGGGCGACATCGCCGGCCTCGAGGCGTGGCAGTGGATGCTCGGGGTGATGGTCGTCCCGGCGATCCTCTACGGGCTGCTGTCCTTCGCCATCCCCGAGTCGCCGCGCTTCCTGATCTCCGTCGGCAAGAGGGACCGTGCCCGCAAGATCCTCGAAGAGGTCGAGGGCAAGAACATCGACCTCGACGCGCGCGTGAACGAGATCGAGACGGCCATGCGCCGCGAGCACAAGTCCAAGTTCAGCGACCTGCTCGGGAGCCGTCTCGGCTTCCTGCCGATCGTCTGGGTCGGTATCGGTCTCTCGGTCTTCCAGCAACTGGTGGGCATCAACGTCGCCTTCTACTACTCGGCGACGCTGTGGCAGTCCGTCGGCATCGACCCGACGGACTCCTTCTTCTACTCGTTCACCACGTCGATCATCAACATCATCGGCACCGTGATCGCCATGATCCTGGTGGACCGGGTCGGCCGGAGGCCGCTCGCGCTCGTCGGATCCATCGGCATGGCCGTCGCGCTGGCGTTCGAGGCCTGGGCCTTCTCCGCGAATCTGGTCGACGGCAAACTGCCGAACACCGAGGGCACCGTCGCCCTGATCGCGGCCCACGTCTTCGTGCTCTTCTTCGCACTCTCGTGGGGTGTCGTGGTCTGGGTCTTCCTCGGCGAGATGTTCCCGAACCGGATCCGGGCCGCCGCCCTCGGTGTCGCCGCGTCGGCGCAGTGGATCGCCAACTGGGCGATCACCGCGAGCTTCCCGAGCCTGGCCGACTGGAACCTCTCGGGCACCTACATCATCTACGCGTGCTTCGCCGTGCTCTCCATCCCCTTCGTGCTCAAGTTCGTGAAGGAGACCAAGGGCAAGGCGCTGGAGGAGATGGGCTGA
- a CDS encoding AAA family ATPase: MHLKALTLRGFKSFASATTLRFEPGITCVVGPNGSGKSNVVDALSWVMGEQGAKSLRGGKMEDVIFAGTTGRPPLGRAEVSLTIDNSDGALPIEYAEVTITRIMFRNGGSEYQINGDTCRLLDIQELLSDSGIGREMHVIVGQGRLDSVLHADPTGRRAFIEEAAGVLKHRRRKEKAARKLEAMGANLARVQDLNDELRRQLKPLGRQAAVARRAAVIQADLRDARLRLLADDLVGLREALRGEIADEAELKRRKETAEAELKAALAREADLEDEVRRLAPRLQRAQQTWYELSQLAERVRGTISLADARVKSATGAPDEERRGRDPEDMEREAARIREQEAELEAALEAAEHALEDTTAHRSELERQLAAEERALRDAARAIADRREGLARLTGQVNAARSRAGSAQAEIDRLAAARDEAQERAVAAQEEYEQLKAEVEGMDAGDAELAERHEEAKRELATAEASLGAAREEVTAAERSRAAVSARHDALSLGLRRKDGTGVLLGAGDRLPGLLGPLAELLTVSPGHEVAVAAALGAAADAVAVTDPATAAEAIRLLRKQDAGRAALVPGGAGPGLVPAQGAEQPQGPPATTAAGQVPGQASGAEHGAAVPAGQPAHSPSALAVATGDCPAPQVAGLLHGPAELLGRVRRLVRDMVVVGTLEDAEELVAAHPGLTAVTAEGDVLGAHFAHGGSAGAPSLLEVQASVDEAAAELAELEVRCEELASDRRAAAARRGDTAALVEELGERRRAADREKSGVAQHLGRLAGQARGAVGEAERTTAAALRAQEALERATEEAGELAERLLVAQETPVEEEPDTSVRDRLAADGANARQTEMEARLQARTHEERVKALAGRADSLDRGARAEREARARAEQRRARLRHEAAVAQAVASGARQLLAHVEVSVVRADEERTRAEAAKAERERELAAERGRGRDLKSELDRLTDSVHRGEVLGAEKRLRMEQVEAKALEDFGVEPAALAAEYGPEQPVPPSPAAEGEELPADPEHPRNLPKPFVRAEQEKRLKAAERAYQQLGKVNPLALEEFSALEERHKFLSEQLEDLKKTRADLMQVIKEVDERVEQVFTEAFRDTAREFEGVFSRLFPGGEGRLVLTDPDNMLTTGLDVEARPPGKKVKRLSLLSGGERSLTAVALLVSIFKARPSPFYVMDEVEAALDDTNLQRLIRLMEELQETSQLIVITHQKRTMEVADALYGVSMQGDGVSKVISQRIRRETRRPA; encoded by the coding sequence GTGCACCTCAAGGCCCTGACCCTGCGTGGTTTCAAATCATTCGCCTCCGCCACGACCCTTCGGTTCGAACCGGGGATCACCTGCGTCGTCGGCCCCAATGGGTCGGGCAAATCCAATGTGGTGGACGCGCTCTCCTGGGTCATGGGTGAGCAGGGCGCCAAATCATTGCGCGGCGGCAAGATGGAAGACGTGATCTTCGCCGGTACCACCGGGAGGCCACCGCTCGGCCGCGCCGAAGTGTCGCTGACCATCGACAATTCCGACGGCGCGCTTCCCATCGAGTACGCCGAAGTGACGATCACACGGATCATGTTCCGCAACGGCGGCAGCGAATACCAGATCAATGGCGACACCTGCCGGCTGCTCGATATCCAGGAACTCCTCTCCGACTCCGGGATCGGCCGTGAGATGCACGTCATCGTCGGCCAGGGCCGGCTCGACTCCGTCCTGCACGCCGACCCGACCGGACGCCGCGCCTTCATCGAAGAGGCCGCGGGTGTGCTCAAGCACCGCAGGCGCAAGGAGAAAGCGGCCCGGAAACTCGAGGCGATGGGAGCCAACCTCGCCCGCGTCCAGGACCTCAACGACGAACTGCGTCGCCAGCTCAAACCGCTGGGACGGCAGGCAGCCGTCGCCCGCAGGGCCGCCGTCATCCAGGCCGACCTCCGCGACGCCAGGCTGCGGCTCCTCGCCGACGACCTGGTGGGACTGCGGGAGGCGCTGCGCGGCGAGATCGCAGACGAGGCCGAGCTCAAACGGCGCAAGGAGACCGCCGAGGCCGAACTCAAGGCGGCGCTCGCCCGTGAGGCGGACCTGGAGGACGAGGTCCGGCGGCTGGCGCCGCGGCTGCAGCGGGCCCAGCAGACCTGGTACGAACTCTCCCAGTTGGCCGAGCGGGTACGGGGCACGATCTCGCTCGCCGACGCCCGGGTGAAGAGTGCCACCGGGGCGCCCGACGAGGAACGGCGCGGGCGTGATCCCGAGGACATGGAGCGCGAGGCCGCACGGATCCGTGAGCAGGAGGCGGAGCTGGAGGCCGCCCTCGAAGCGGCGGAGCACGCGCTGGAGGACACCACCGCACACCGGTCGGAGCTGGAGCGGCAGCTCGCCGCCGAGGAGCGCGCGCTGCGGGACGCGGCCCGCGCCATCGCCGACCGGCGAGAAGGACTCGCGCGGCTGACCGGGCAGGTCAACGCCGCCCGCAGCCGGGCGGGTTCGGCGCAGGCCGAGATCGACCGGCTGGCCGCAGCGCGCGACGAGGCGCAGGAGCGGGCGGTCGCCGCGCAGGAGGAGTACGAGCAGCTCAAGGCCGAGGTCGAGGGCATGGACGCGGGCGACGCCGAGCTGGCGGAGCGGCACGAGGAGGCCAAGCGGGAGCTCGCGACGGCCGAGGCGTCACTGGGAGCCGCGCGCGAGGAGGTCACCGCCGCGGAGCGCAGCCGCGCCGCCGTCTCCGCGCGGCACGATGCCCTGTCGCTGGGGCTCCGCCGCAAGGACGGCACCGGGGTGCTGCTGGGCGCGGGCGACCGGCTCCCCGGGCTGCTCGGCCCCCTGGCCGAGCTGCTCACCGTATCCCCGGGACATGAGGTCGCGGTGGCGGCGGCGCTGGGCGCGGCAGCCGACGCGGTCGCGGTGACGGATCCGGCCACGGCCGCGGAGGCGATCCGTCTGCTGCGCAAGCAGGACGCGGGCCGTGCGGCGCTGGTACCGGGCGGTGCCGGCCCGGGGCTGGTGCCCGCGCAGGGGGCGGAGCAGCCGCAGGGGCCGCCGGCCACCACCGCCGCGGGCCAGGTGCCCGGGCAGGCATCGGGGGCGGAGCACGGCGCCGCGGTGCCCGCCGGACAGCCCGCGCACTCCCCGTCCGCCCTCGCCGTCGCCACCGGGGACTGCCCCGCGCCCCAGGTGGCGGGTCTGCTGCACGGACCCGCCGAACTGCTCGGCCGCGTACGGCGCCTGGTGCGCGACATGGTCGTGGTCGGGACGCTGGAGGACGCCGAGGAGCTGGTCGCCGCACACCCCGGTCTGACCGCGGTCACCGCCGAGGGCGACGTCCTGGGCGCCCACTTCGCGCACGGCGGGTCCGCCGGGGCTCCCAGCCTGCTCGAGGTGCAGGCCTCCGTCGACGAGGCGGCCGCCGAACTGGCGGAGCTGGAGGTCCGGTGCGAGGAACTCGCCTCGGACCGGCGCGCCGCGGCCGCGCGGCGCGGTGACACCGCAGCGCTGGTGGAGGAGCTGGGGGAGCGGCGCAGGGCCGCCGACCGCGAGAAGTCGGGGGTCGCGCAGCACCTGGGACGGCTGGCCGGGCAGGCCCGCGGCGCCGTGGGGGAGGCGGAGCGTACGACGGCCGCAGCGCTCCGGGCGCAGGAGGCGCTGGAGCGGGCCACCGAGGAGGCCGGGGAACTGGCGGAACGTCTGCTGGTCGCCCAGGAGACGCCCGTCGAGGAGGAGCCGGACACATCCGTACGGGACCGGCTCGCCGCCGACGGTGCCAACGCGCGTCAGACCGAGATGGAGGCACGTCTCCAGGCCCGCACCCACGAGGAGCGGGTCAAGGCGCTGGCCGGCCGGGCGGACTCCCTGGACCGGGGGGCCCGCGCGGAGCGTGAGGCCCGCGCCCGGGCCGAGCAGCGCCGTGCCCGGCTGCGCCACGAGGCCGCCGTCGCCCAGGCGGTGGCCTCGGGGGCCCGGCAGCTGCTCGCCCACGTGGAGGTCTCGGTCGTACGGGCGGACGAGGAGCGGACCCGTGCCGAGGCGGCCAAGGCTGAGCGGGAGCGGGAGCTCGCTGCGGAACGCGGCAGGGGCCGTGACCTCAAGAGCGAGCTCGACCGGCTCACCGACTCGGTGCACCGCGGCGAGGTGCTCGGGGCCGAGAAGCGGCTGCGCATGGAGCAGGTCGAGGCGAAGGCGCTGGAGGACTTCGGTGTCGAGCCGGCGGCCCTGGCCGCCGAGTACGGACCGGAGCAGCCGGTACCGCCGTCGCCCGCCGCCGAGGGCGAGGAGCTGCCGGCCGATCCCGAGCACCCGCGCAACCTTCCGAAGCCCTTCGTCAGGGCCGAGCAGGAGAAGCGGCTGAAGGCGGCCGAACGGGCGTACCAGCAACTCGGGAAGGTGAATCCTCTCGCCCTGGAGGAGTTCTCGGCACTGGAAGAACGGCACAAGTTCCTCTCCGAGCAGCTCGAAGACCTGAAGAAGACCCGGGCCGACCTGATGCAGGTCATCAAGGAGGTCGACGAGCGGGTCGAGCAGGTGTTCACCGAGGCGTTCCGTGACACCGCCCGTGAGTTCGAGGGCGTCTTCTCACGGCTCTTCCCGGGGGGTGAGGGACGGCTGGTCCTCACCGATCCGGACAACATGCTGACGACCGGCCTCGACGTGGAGGCCCGGCCGCCGGGCAAGAAGGTCAAGCGGCTCTCACTGCTGTCGGGAGGCGAGAGATCCCTTACGGCCGTTGCCCTGTTGGTCTCCATCTTCAAGGCGCGGCCGAGTCCCTTCTACGTCATGGACGAGGTCGAGGCGGCCCTGGACGACACCAATCTGCAGCGGCTGATCCGGCTCATGGAGGAGCTCCAGGAGACTTCCCAGCTCATCGTGATCACACATCAGAAGCGGACGATGGAGGTCGCCGACGCGCTGTACGGGGTCTCGATGCAGGGCGACGGGGTGTCGAAGGTGATCAGCCAGCGGATTCGCCGGGAGACGCGCCGCCCGGCCTGA
- a CDS encoding acylphosphatase: protein MNTDARLVVWVRGRVQQVGFRWFTRANALEIGALTGFALNLDDGRVQVVAEGPRENCHRLLDWLGSDDTPGRVDGVTEIWDTPRGGYEGFAIR from the coding sequence ATGAACACAGATGCGCGCCTCGTCGTATGGGTACGCGGCCGAGTACAGCAAGTAGGGTTTCGCTGGTTCACCAGGGCAAATGCTTTGGAGATCGGCGCGCTCACCGGCTTCGCCCTCAATCTCGACGACGGCCGGGTGCAGGTGGTGGCGGAAGGGCCGCGTGAGAATTGCCACCGCTTGCTCGACTGGCTCGGCTCCGACGACACACCCGGTCGCGTGGACGGAGTCACTGAGATCTGGGACACGCCTCGCGGTGGATATGAGGGATTCGCGATCCGCTGA
- a CDS encoding CAP domain-containing protein: MGRHRRAGAAPAAEQHAAEAAGGPRSARRRKRARRPVRAGLLGISAAVAVGAVAVASGLVPGGDTYSVSGGPAADQVRSGGGPDLLTQGDASAEPTGGTSASAEAGSSADSSALPSASPSATPSGKPSGKPSASASKRAAKSPERTKVPALKKSASSRQATKAPTASKTPSAAPTRAATAPSSPASTSAQAAVLALVNEERAKVGCSPVTRSASLTALAQDFSEDMAARDFFGHTDPDGATPWDRAAAAGVEGLGGENIARGQADAQAVMDAWMNSDGHRANILNCDYTTLGVGVHLGAGGPWWTQDFGF; encoded by the coding sequence ATGGGACGCCATCGACGCGCAGGCGCAGCCCCGGCCGCTGAGCAGCACGCGGCAGAAGCGGCGGGCGGGCCCCGGAGTGCACGCCGGAGGAAGCGAGCACGACGGCCCGTACGCGCCGGACTGCTCGGCATCTCGGCGGCCGTGGCCGTCGGCGCCGTCGCCGTCGCCTCCGGCCTCGTGCCCGGCGGAGACACCTACAGCGTCAGCGGCGGACCGGCCGCGGACCAGGTCCGCTCGGGCGGCGGCCCCGACCTGCTGACCCAGGGCGACGCGTCGGCCGAGCCGACCGGCGGGACCTCGGCGTCGGCCGAAGCGGGCAGCAGCGCGGACTCCTCGGCCCTGCCGTCGGCGTCCCCCTCCGCCACCCCGAGCGGGAAGCCGAGCGGCAAGCCCTCGGCGAGCGCGTCGAAGCGGGCGGCGAAGAGTCCGGAGAGGACGAAGGTTCCCGCCCTGAAGAAGAGCGCGTCGTCCCGGCAGGCCACCAAGGCCCCCACCGCCTCGAAGACCCCGTCGGCCGCCCCGACGCGTGCGGCCACCGCACCGTCGAGCCCTGCCTCCACCTCCGCGCAGGCGGCGGTGCTCGCACTGGTCAACGAGGAGCGCGCGAAGGTCGGCTGCAGCCCGGTCACCAGGAGCGCGTCGCTGACCGCGCTCGCACAGGACTTCAGCGAGGACATGGCCGCGCGGGACTTCTTCGGCCACACGGACCCGGATGGGGCGACCCCGTGGGACCGCGCTGCGGCTGCCGGTGTCGAAGGGCTCGGCGGCGAGAACATCGCCCGCGGCCAGGCCGACGCGCAGGCCGTGATGGATGCCTGGATGAACAGCGACGGTCACCGCGCGAACATTCTCAACTGCGACTACACGACGCTGGGCGTCGGCGTGCACCTCGGTGCCGGCGGCCCCTGGTGGACTCAGGACTTCGGCTTCTGA
- a CDS encoding winged helix-turn-helix transcriptional regulator, with protein MALAETEHVHGDESPFDVFSRQCPSRGTLEHVTGRWGGLTLGALHESGARFNELRRRIDGVSEKMLSLTLQALERDGLVHRDAQLTNPPRVDYELTALGREVAGRLLDLIRLVEGRMPEVIEARDRYDAARGA; from the coding sequence ATGGCTCTGGCAGAGACGGAACACGTGCACGGCGACGAGTCGCCGTTCGACGTCTTCTCACGGCAGTGCCCCTCGCGCGGGACGCTGGAGCACGTCACGGGCCGCTGGGGCGGCCTGACCCTGGGCGCGCTGCACGAAAGCGGGGCCCGCTTCAACGAGCTGCGCCGCCGGATCGACGGTGTCAGCGAGAAGATGCTCTCCCTGACGCTGCAGGCCCTGGAGCGCGACGGTCTGGTGCACCGGGACGCCCAGCTCACCAATCCGCCACGCGTCGACTACGAGCTGACAGCCCTGGGGCGCGAGGTCGCGGGCAGGCTGCTGGACCTCATCCGCCTCGTCGAGGGCCGGATGCCCGAGGTCATCGAGGCCCGGGACCGTTACGACGCGGCTCGGGGAGCCTGA
- the mutM gene encoding bifunctional DNA-formamidopyrimidine glycosylase/DNA-(apurinic or apyrimidinic site) lyase yields the protein MPELPEVEVVRRGLERWVSGRTVSGVEVLHPRAVRRHLAGGADFAARLRGLRFGTAMRRGKYLWVPLDEAHSSMLGHLGMSGQLLVQPTAAADEKHLRIRIGFDDDLGTELRFVDQRTFGGLSLHENTPDGLPDVIAHIARDPLDPAFDETAFHVALRLRRTTVKRALLDQSLISGVGNIYADEALWRSRLHYERPTATLTRPRTAELLGHIRDVMREALAQGGTSFDSLYVNVNGQSGYFDRSLDAYGREDEPCHRCGTPIRRRPWMNRSSYFCPRCQRPPRV from the coding sequence GTGCCCGAACTGCCCGAGGTCGAAGTCGTACGGCGCGGTCTGGAGCGCTGGGTCTCCGGCCGCACCGTGAGCGGCGTCGAGGTCCTGCATCCGCGTGCGGTCCGCCGGCACCTCGCGGGCGGGGCGGACTTCGCCGCGCGGCTCCGGGGCCTGCGTTTCGGCACGGCGATGCGGCGCGGGAAGTACCTCTGGGTCCCTCTCGACGAGGCGCACTCGTCGATGCTGGGCCACCTCGGCATGAGCGGTCAGCTCCTCGTGCAGCCCACCGCGGCGGCGGACGAGAAGCACCTGCGGATCCGTATCGGCTTCGACGACGACCTCGGCACCGAGCTGCGCTTCGTGGACCAGCGGACCTTCGGCGGACTGTCGCTCCACGAGAACACCCCCGACGGGCTGCCCGACGTCATCGCGCACATCGCCCGCGACCCCCTCGACCCGGCCTTCGACGAAACGGCGTTCCACGTGGCGCTGCGTCTGCGCCGCACCACGGTCAAGCGTGCCCTGCTCGACCAGTCCCTGATCAGCGGGGTCGGCAACATCTACGCCGACGAGGCGCTCTGGCGCAGCCGGCTCCACTACGAACGGCCGACGGCCACCCTGACCCGGCCGAGGACGGCGGAGCTGCTCGGCCACATCCGTGACGTGATGCGGGAGGCCCTGGCCCAGGGCGGCACCAGCTTCGACAGTCTCTACGTCAACGTGAACGGTCAGTCCGGCTACTTCGACCGGTCACTGGACGCGTACGGACGTGAGGACGAGCCCTGCCACCGGTGCGGCACACCGATCCGCCGCCGCCCCTGGATGAACCGGTCCAGCTACTTCTGCCCCCGCTGCCAGCGCCCGCCGCGCGTCTGA
- the rnc gene encoding ribonuclease III: MSELSSAKKQADNINTASSHTLLEGRLGYHLESALLVRALTHRSYAYENGGLPTNERLEFLGDSVLGLVVTDTLYRTHPDLPEGQLAKLRAAVVNSRALAEVGRGLELGSFIRLGRGEEGTGGRDKASILADTLEAVIGAVYLDQGLGAASELVHRLFDPLIDRSSSLGAGLDWKTSLQELTASESLGVPEYLVTETGPDHEKTFTAAARVGGVSYGTGTGRSKKEAEQQAAESAWREISAAAEAREAAAKAAADGGVADTPADPSPHSGAAPA; encoded by the coding sequence ATGTCTGAGTTGTCCAGCGCCAAGAAGCAGGCAGACAACATCAACACAGCCTCGTCCCACACGCTTCTGGAAGGGCGGCTCGGGTATCACCTCGAGTCCGCCCTTCTGGTGCGTGCGCTGACCCATCGTTCGTACGCATACGAGAACGGCGGTCTGCCCACCAACGAGCGGCTGGAGTTCCTCGGGGATTCCGTGCTCGGCCTGGTGGTCACGGACACGCTGTACCGCACCCACCCCGACCTGCCCGAAGGCCAGCTGGCCAAGTTGCGGGCCGCGGTGGTCAACTCGCGTGCGCTTGCGGAAGTGGGCCGCGGCCTCGAACTCGGCTCCTTCATCCGGCTCGGCCGCGGTGAAGAGGGCACGGGGGGCCGGGACAAGGCTTCCATCCTCGCCGACACCCTTGAAGCGGTGATCGGCGCCGTCTATCTCGACCAGGGCCTCGGCGCGGCCTCGGAGCTGGTGCACCGGCTCTTCGACCCGCTGATCGACAGGTCCTCGAGCCTCGGAGCCGGCCTGGACTGGAAGACCAGTCTCCAGGAGCTCACCGCGAGCGAGAGCCTCGGAGTCCCCGAGTACCTCGTCACGGAGACCGGACCCGATCACGAGAAGACCTTTACTGCTGCTGCTCGCGTCGGTGGTGTCTCGTACGGCACCGGCACCGGCCGTAGCAAGAAGGAAGCGGAGCAGCAGGCGGCGGAGTCCGCCTGGCGCGAGATCAGCGCCGCCGCGGAAGCGCGGGAGGCAGCGGCGAAGGCGGCTGCCGACGGAGGGGTCGCCGACACCCCTGCCGACCCGTCGCCGCACTCGGGCGCCGCTCCGGCCTGA
- the rpmF gene encoding 50S ribosomal protein L32 has protein sequence MAVPKRKMSRSNTRHRRSQWKAAVPTLVSCERCQEPKLQHIACPSCGTYNKRQVLEV, from the coding sequence GTGGCTGTTCCGAAGCGGAAGATGTCGCGCAGCAACACGCGCCACCGCCGGTCGCAGTGGAAGGCTGCGGTCCCCACCCTGGTTTCGTGCGAGCGTTGCCAGGAGCCGAAGCTCCAGCACATTGCGTGCCCGAGCTGCGGCACCTACAACAAGCGCCAGGTCCTCGAGGTCTGA
- a CDS encoding YceD family protein, translating to MISKAGKALNGHLDHRSPLVFDTRELGRRPGTQKRLTRTAEAPKDLGIDGVVGVPENAPLALDLRLESVMEGVLVTGTARATAEGECVRCLEPLTLEVEADFQEMFSYPDADDRNRSRNADPVDDAEDDEDRFFLEDDSFDLEPVLRDAVVLALPLQPVCKETCAGLCSECGIRLDENPGHHHDVADIRWAALQGLAETVQDGEKDNMGGAEPGVDEKQEK from the coding sequence ATGATCTCGAAAGCAGGAAAAGCCCTGAACGGCCACCTCGACCACCGCAGCCCTCTCGTGTTCGATACGCGCGAGCTCGGCCGGCGTCCGGGTACCCAGAAGCGGCTGACCCGCACGGCGGAAGCACCGAAGGACCTCGGCATCGACGGGGTCGTCGGAGTTCCGGAGAACGCGCCCCTGGCGCTGGACCTCCGCCTCGAATCGGTCATGGAAGGGGTGCTCGTCACAGGCACCGCCCGTGCGACGGCCGAGGGGGAGTGCGTAAGGTGTCTGGAGCCGCTGACCCTCGAGGTCGAAGCGGATTTCCAGGAGATGTTCTCGTACCCTGACGCCGATGACCGGAACCGCAGCAGGAACGCGGACCCGGTCGACGACGCCGAGGACGACGAGGACAGGTTTTTCCTCGAGGACGACTCGTTCGACCTCGAGCCTGTGCTGCGTGACGCGGTGGTGCTCGCACTGCCGCTGCAGCCGGTGTGCAAGGAGACCTGTGCCGGTCTGTGTTCCGAATGCGGGATCAGGCTGGACGAGAATCCGGGCCACCACCACGACGTCGCCGACATCCGTTGGGCGGCACTGCAAGGACTCGCCGAGACCGTTCAGGACGGCGAGAAGGACAACATGGGCGGCGCCGAACCGGGCGTCGACGAGAAGCAGGAGAAGTAG